Proteins from one Algicella marina genomic window:
- a CDS encoding aminotransferase class V-fold PLP-dependent enzyme, with translation MIYLNSASHGLPAAATRRAIAAYTAQEAEVGVLEALETVEEKLASVAGLAARLLNANAAQIGFNTTTNAAWLALLQRLPLAGSHVLAAPWEWGDNLRALRHYADATGGRLEILPEDFSAWPAHYRENTAALFLPLVTSVTGRLLPVAEIMSQPRPDGMLTILDAAQALGQIPVDVQALGCDAMVGTTRKWLCGPRGTALFWAGERLGGGATARQLTPTDYNVALRLGLATAIETALEEGIETRRQSIAGLRDHAVNALQNLGLFAQAGQTGALAFTLPEAQAERSFEALAAEGIIIKRPDPAWDEPAAALPPEGAATLRLAANVYNSEADIDAFATILGRSL, from the coding sequence GTGATCTACCTCAACTCTGCCAGCCACGGTTTGCCGGCGGCGGCCACGCGCCGTGCCATCGCCGCCTACACGGCTCAGGAGGCTGAGGTCGGCGTGTTGGAAGCGCTTGAAACCGTTGAAGAAAAACTGGCGTCTGTTGCCGGGCTTGCTGCCCGCCTGCTCAACGCCAATGCGGCACAAATCGGTTTCAACACCACCACCAACGCCGCGTGGCTTGCACTCCTCCAGCGTCTGCCGCTGGCCGGCAGCCACGTGCTGGCCGCGCCGTGGGAGTGGGGCGACAACCTGCGTGCGCTGCGCCACTATGCCGATGCCACCGGCGGCAGACTGGAGATCCTGCCGGAGGACTTCTCCGCATGGCCCGCGCACTATCGCGAAAACACCGCCGCGCTCTTCCTGCCGCTCGTCACCTCTGTCACCGGGCGTCTTCTTCCGGTCGCGGAGATCATGTCCCAACCGCGCCCTGACGGTATGTTGACGATCCTCGACGCCGCGCAGGCGCTCGGCCAGATCCCGGTGGATGTGCAGGCTCTCGGCTGCGATGCGATGGTCGGAACCACCCGCAAATGGCTGTGCGGCCCGCGTGGTACGGCCCTGTTCTGGGCAGGAGAGCGCCTCGGTGGCGGCGCCACCGCCCGGCAACTTACGCCAACCGACTACAATGTCGCCCTCCGCCTCGGCCTTGCTACTGCCATCGAGACGGCGCTCGAAGAAGGTATCGAAACCCGCAGACAAAGCATTGCTGGGCTGCGCGATCATGCCGTCAACGCGCTGCAAAACCTGGGACTTTTCGCGCAGGCAGGCCAGACCGGCGCGCTCGCCTTCACCCTGCCGGAGGCTCAGGCTGAGCGGTCCTTCGAGGCGCTGGCGGCAGAGGGCATCATCATCAAACGCCCCGACCCGGCGTGGGACGAGCCGGCCGCAGCACTGCCGCCGGAGGGCGCGGCAACGCTCCGCCTCGCCGCCAACGTCTACAACAGCGAGGCGGACATAGACGCCTTCGCCACCATCCTTGGCCGCAGCCTGTGA
- a CDS encoding acyl-CoA dehydrogenase family protein has protein sequence MTEASHSFETPVLPDLRSLTAAALPAAEGWLAHARSAMSNRLGAKPTAAALEEHQHALHGLAWIATYVEGLRQMHRWADGLHADGKFGTMEQLLLQIAFGEYLAQLRGGIPMSQNEVIRPADLGLEADELDTAEIAILTATGNSPAARHALVTLIAEQGGVSVFGATGLDDEMDMVREQFRRFAEDRVMPHAHEWHLKDELIPMEIIEEMAELGTFGLTIPEAYGGFGLSKTAMCVVSEELSRGYIGVGSLGTRTEIAAELILCGGTEEQKQHWLPKLASGETLPTAVFTEPNTGSDLGALKTRGVKTETGYTLKGNKTWITHAARTDVMTVLARTVPGTTDHTGLSMFLAEKTRGTPENPFPDATISGGEIEVLGYRGMKEYTVALDDHPVPQEALLGGQEGQGFRQLMQTFESARIQTAARAIGVAQNALELGLAYARDREAFGKPILSFPRVHGKLALMAVEIMVARQITYHAAREKDEDRRCDLEAGMAKLLGARVAWAAADNALQIHGGNGFALEYPISRVLCDARILNIFEGAAEIQAQVIARRLLDTRRN, from the coding sequence ATGACCGAGGCCAGCCACTCCTTCGAGACGCCCGTCCTGCCGGACCTGCGCAGCCTCACCGCCGCCGCCCTGCCCGCCGCAGAGGGCTGGCTCGCCCACGCCCGCAGTGCCATGAGCAACCGCCTTGGCGCAAAACCGACCGCCGCCGCATTGGAGGAGCACCAGCACGCGCTTCACGGCCTCGCATGGATCGCGACCTATGTCGAAGGCCTCCGCCAGATGCACCGCTGGGCCGATGGGCTCCACGCCGACGGCAAATTCGGAACGATGGAGCAACTCCTCCTCCAGATCGCCTTCGGTGAATATCTCGCCCAACTCCGGGGCGGCATTCCGATGAGCCAGAACGAGGTCATCCGCCCGGCCGATCTCGGGCTGGAGGCCGACGAACTCGACACCGCGGAAATCGCCATCCTGACCGCCACCGGCAACTCTCCTGCCGCCCGCCACGCCCTCGTGACGCTGATCGCGGAACAGGGCGGTGTTTCCGTCTTTGGCGCCACTGGCCTCGACGACGAGATGGACATGGTCCGCGAACAGTTCCGCCGCTTCGCCGAAGACCGCGTCATGCCCCATGCCCACGAATGGCACCTGAAGGATGAGCTGATCCCGATGGAAATCATCGAGGAAATGGCCGAACTCGGCACCTTCGGCCTGACCATCCCGGAGGCATACGGCGGATTCGGTCTTTCCAAGACGGCCATGTGCGTCGTGTCGGAAGAACTCTCCCGTGGCTACATCGGCGTCGGCAGCCTCGGCACCCGCACGGAGATCGCCGCCGAGCTGATCCTCTGCGGCGGCACGGAGGAACAGAAACAGCACTGGCTGCCGAAACTCGCCTCGGGCGAAACCCTCCCAACCGCGGTGTTCACCGAGCCCAACACCGGCTCCGATCTCGGTGCGTTGAAGACCCGGGGGGTGAAGACGGAGACCGGTTACACCCTCAAGGGCAACAAGACATGGATCACCCACGCCGCGCGCACGGATGTGATGACGGTGCTGGCCCGCACTGTTCCCGGCACGACCGACCACACCGGCCTGTCGATGTTCCTCGCCGAGAAGACGCGCGGTACCCCCGAAAACCCCTTCCCGGACGCCACCATCTCTGGCGGCGAGATCGAGGTTCTGGGCTATCGCGGCATGAAGGAATACACCGTCGCGCTCGACGACCACCCCGTTCCGCAAGAGGCATTACTCGGTGGGCAGGAAGGGCAGGGCTTCCGCCAGTTGATGCAGACTTTCGAGAGCGCCCGCATCCAGACAGCGGCACGTGCAATCGGCGTCGCCCAGAACGCGCTGGAACTCGGCCTTGCCTATGCCCGCGACCGGGAGGCATTCGGCAAGCCCATCCTGTCCTTCCCCCGCGTCCACGGCAAACTTGCGCTGATGGCGGTGGAGATCATGGTCGCCCGCCAGATCACCTATCACGCCGCCCGCGAAAAGGACGAGGACCGCCGCTGCGATCTGGAGGCCGGCATGGCCAAGCTTCTCGGCGCCCGTGTGGCATGGGCCGCCGCCGACAACGCGCTGCAAATCCACGGCGGCAACGGCTTCGCGCTCGAATATCCCATCTCCCGCGTCCTCTGCGACGCCCGCATCCTCAACATCTTCGAGGGCGCCGCCGAGATCCAGGCCCAGGTCATCGCCCGCCGCCTGCTCGATACCCGCAGGAACTGA
- the greA gene encoding transcription elongation factor GreA, translated as MDKIPLTKPGFQKLDAELKKLKSKDRPAVIRAIAEAREHGDLSENAEYHAAREQQSHIEGRIKELEGIIGLADVIDISRMSGPVKFGATVTIVDCDTDAEKTYQLVGEAEADIEHGLLNIKSPIARALIGKEEGDVAEVKTPGGTKDYEILSIKYI; from the coding sequence TTGGATAAGATACCGCTGACGAAACCCGGTTTTCAGAAACTGGACGCGGAACTGAAGAAGCTGAAGTCGAAGGACCGTCCGGCCGTGATCCGGGCGATTGCGGAAGCGCGGGAGCATGGCGACCTTTCGGAAAACGCCGAATACCACGCAGCGCGCGAGCAGCAGAGCCATATCGAGGGCCGGATCAAGGAACTTGAAGGCATCATCGGGCTGGCCGACGTGATCGATATCAGCCGCATGTCGGGGCCGGTCAAGTTCGGTGCGACCGTGACGATTGTCGATTGCGATACGGATGCGGAGAAGACCTATCAGCTTGTCGGAGAGGCCGAGGCGGATATCGAACACGGTTTGCTGAACATCAAGTCGCCCATCGCCCGCGCCCTGATTGGCAAGGAAGAAGGCGACGTCGCCGAGGTGAAGACACCGGGCGGCACCAAGGATTACGAGATTCTTTCGATCAAGTACATCTGA
- a CDS encoding molybdopterin-binding protein — MADKLKDDCFALPPGVNWTPVDDALAKLRETLPVVAEAVQVPVAQATGRILAAPAVATRANPPTANAAVDGYGFHSGAVADGALSLPLVEGRAAAGAPYGAALAPGSALRILTGASLPEGLDTVVLQEDVTLEEGHVQIPAGWRPGANTRPAGEDVAAGASLLPAGHRLRPQDLALLAATGIGVVSVHRPLRVAVLSTGDELVPAGEPAAPHQIYDANRPMLAALLESWGAEVVDLGRAPDNRSEILARLDAGAEADAIVTTGGASAGDEDHISAALREAGSLTHWRIAVKPGRPLALGLWRGTPAFGLPGNPVAAFVTALVFLRPALMQMAGAGWQQPAPTLLPAAFTKRKKAGRREFLRARLGPQGVEVFASEGSGRISGLSWARGLVELPDDAASITAGDLVAYTPFTAYGIA; from the coding sequence ATGGCTGACAAACTGAAAGATGACTGTTTCGCCCTGCCGCCCGGCGTCAACTGGACACCGGTGGACGATGCACTGGCGAAACTTCGCGAAACCCTGCCCGTGGTGGCGGAGGCGGTGCAGGTGCCGGTGGCGCAGGCTACCGGCCGCATTCTTGCTGCGCCTGCGGTGGCCACCCGCGCCAACCCGCCCACGGCCAATGCTGCCGTCGATGGTTATGGTTTTCATTCCGGTGCCGTCGCCGACGGTGCCCTCTCCCTGCCGCTCGTGGAAGGTCGCGCCGCTGCCGGGGCGCCCTATGGTGCCGCGCTCGCACCCGGTTCGGCGTTGCGCATCCTCACTGGTGCCAGCCTGCCCGAAGGACTGGATACTGTAGTCCTGCAGGAGGACGTCACGCTGGAGGAAGGCCATGTCCAGATTCCCGCGGGCTGGAGACCGGGCGCCAACACCCGGCCTGCGGGCGAGGATGTCGCTGCCGGTGCCAGCCTGCTGCCTGCCGGTCACCGCCTGCGTCCGCAAGATCTGGCGCTGCTGGCAGCCACCGGCATCGGCGTCGTGTCTGTTCACCGGCCGCTGCGCGTAGCCGTGCTTTCCACAGGCGACGAACTCGTACCCGCCGGCGAACCTGCCGCGCCGCATCAGATCTACGACGCCAACCGCCCGATGCTGGCCGCGCTGCTGGAAAGCTGGGGTGCCGAAGTGGTGGATCTCGGGCGTGCGCCGGACAACCGCAGCGAAATCCTCGCCCGGCTGGATGCCGGGGCTGAGGCTGACGCGATCGTCACAACCGGCGGTGCCTCCGCCGGCGACGAGGATCATATTTCCGCGGCGTTGCGGGAGGCGGGCAGCCTCACGCACTGGCGCATCGCCGTAAAGCCGGGCCGCCCGCTGGCACTCGGCCTCTGGCGGGGCACCCCGGCCTTCGGCCTGCCGGGCAACCCAGTGGCCGCCTTTGTAACCGCGCTCGTCTTCCTGCGGCCTGCCCTCATGCAGATGGCCGGTGCCGGCTGGCAGCAACCGGCACCGACACTGTTGCCCGCCGCCTTCACCAAGCGGAAGAAGGCAGGCCGACGCGAGTTTCTCCGCGCCCGCCTCGGGCCGCAGGGTGTGGAAGTCTTCGCCTCCGAGGGCTCGGGGCGTATCTCGGGCCTGTCCTGGGCGCGAGGACTTGTGGAACTGCCGGACGATGCCGCCAGCATCACCGCCGGTGATCTGGTCGCCTACACACCCTTCACGGCCTACGGCATCGCCTGA
- a CDS encoding Hint domain-containing protein codes for MPATFEFTLSGDGSQGYMNAYSDYEASVVTITILETLAGSGNPNYSAGGWGPDYAGDTVTDDFNFVVPEGWTVTESYISTVNGGQFDANVYDSYGTLVTTINVNGGDFGTVTNVCFTRGAMIATPEGERTVESLQEGDLVITRDRGVQPIRWIGSSKVTAETLAQFPDLRPVRLLPGALGDHDETLVSPAHRMLLSGWRAEALFGESEVLVSAKSLINDSTVRVADDLTEVEYFHVMFDTHEVIRADGAWSESFHPAALGMGTASETTRDEVLALFPELESDNGQMQRARMTLTSAEVLVCV; via the coding sequence ATGCCTGCTACTTTTGAATTCACGCTCAGCGGAGACGGCTCCCAGGGCTATATGAATGCCTACAGCGATTACGAGGCGTCGGTCGTTACGATCACGATTCTCGAAACGCTCGCCGGCAGTGGAAATCCGAACTATTCCGCAGGCGGTTGGGGCCCTGACTATGCTGGCGACACTGTCACGGATGACTTCAATTTCGTCGTTCCCGAAGGCTGGACAGTCACGGAATCCTACATAAGCACCGTCAATGGCGGCCAGTTCGATGCCAATGTCTACGATTCCTACGGCACACTGGTCACCACGATAAACGTGAACGGTGGCGATTTCGGCACAGTCACGAACGTCTGCTTCACACGCGGAGCCATGATCGCGACGCCTGAGGGAGAACGGACTGTCGAGTCGCTTCAGGAGGGCGATCTGGTGATCACGCGCGATCGTGGCGTCCAACCCATTCGATGGATCGGCTCCTCGAAAGTGACCGCCGAAACGCTCGCACAGTTCCCGGACCTGCGCCCTGTACGGCTGCTGCCCGGCGCTCTCGGCGACCACGACGAGACGTTGGTTTCCCCGGCGCACCGGATGTTGCTGAGCGGATGGCGTGCCGAGGCACTGTTCGGCGAATCCGAAGTGCTGGTCAGCGCGAAATCGCTGATCAATGACAGCACCGTGCGGGTTGCCGACGATCTGACCGAAGTCGAATATTTTCACGTCATGTTCGATACGCATGAGGTCATCCGCGCCGACGGCGCATGGTCCGAGAGTTTCCACCCGGCGGCGCTGGGCATGGGCACCGCGTCCGAAACCACGCGCGATGAGGTGCTGGCGCTCTTCCCGGAACTGGAGAGTGACAACGGCCAGATGCAGCGTGCACGGATGACGCTGACGTCCGCCGAAGTTCTCGTCTGCGTCTGA
- the mobB gene encoding molybdopterin-guanine dinucleotide biosynthesis protein B — MKLYGITGWKDQGKTTLVSALVQHFTAAGLTVSTIKHAHHAFDVDQPGRDSHRHREAGAAEVILASRKRFALMHEIRDEAEWELPELIGKLSPVDLVLIEGYKNAPHPKIEVYREDRGRQPIALTNPSIRAVAGAAPGHDLRQPVFPLDDIAAIAAFIRDDAQ, encoded by the coding sequence ATGAAACTCTACGGCATCACCGGGTGGAAGGATCAGGGCAAGACGACGCTGGTCTCCGCCCTCGTACAGCACTTCACCGCCGCCGGTCTCACCGTTTCCACGATCAAGCATGCGCATCACGCCTTTGACGTCGATCAGCCGGGGCGCGACAGTCATCGGCACCGGGAGGCCGGGGCGGCAGAGGTCATCCTCGCCAGCCGCAAGCGCTTTGCCCTGATGCACGAAATCCGGGACGAGGCGGAGTGGGAACTGCCTGAACTCATTGGAAAATTGTCGCCGGTCGACCTCGTCCTGATCGAGGGGTACAAGAACGCGCCCCACCCCAAGATCGAGGTCTACCGGGAGGACAGGGGCCGACAACCCATCGCCCTGACCAACCCCAGCATCCGCGCCGTCGCCGGGGCGGCTCCGGGCCATGACCTGCGGCAACCGGTCTTCCCGCTCGACGATATCGCCGCCATTGCCGCCTTCATCCGGGATGACGCACAGTGA
- a CDS encoding aminoglycoside phosphotransferase family protein translates to MNACDLAATFGTANPRLVAQTAVAEIWRVEQADGTPAALKRWHRPEMGNEGGGIALAEAVAGQGMVQVLARGENSVLMEWLEGPPLGDLVRSGDDEAATIALAATAHRLHGVRLSRPVQLSSLRRWYRALFELRFTAEARPLTRSLMREAATLALKLLESQTTQRPLHGDLHHDNIHRTARGDIAFDAKGLLGDPAFEYANAFRNPVGAEALMRHPATIRARADIFATTCGVPRQRLLQWAATKCALSIAWRAEGRLTRDRELDLLAQLLRMARDG, encoded by the coding sequence ATGAACGCCTGCGATCTGGCGGCAACCTTCGGCACCGCCAATCCGCGGCTTGTGGCGCAAACTGCGGTCGCCGAAATCTGGCGGGTGGAACAGGCCGACGGTACGCCTGCAGCGTTGAAACGGTGGCATCGTCCCGAGATGGGGAACGAGGGCGGTGGCATTGCGCTGGCGGAGGCCGTGGCAGGCCAGGGGATGGTGCAGGTCCTTGCCAGGGGTGAAAATTCCGTGCTGATGGAATGGCTTGAAGGCCCGCCCCTCGGCGATCTCGTGCGCAGCGGTGACGACGAAGCCGCCACCATTGCGCTGGCGGCCACCGCGCACCGCCTGCACGGGGTCCGGCTCTCACGTCCCGTCCAGCTCTCAAGCCTCCGCCGCTGGTACCGGGCGTTGTTCGAACTCCGATTCACGGCGGAAGCACGGCCGCTGACCCGCTCGCTCATGCGCGAGGCGGCGACTCTGGCGTTGAAGTTGCTGGAAAGCCAGACCACGCAGCGTCCGTTGCATGGCGACCTCCACCACGACAACATCCATCGCACGGCCCGCGGCGACATCGCCTTCGATGCGAAGGGACTGCTCGGCGATCCGGCCTTCGAATACGCCAACGCTTTCCGCAATCCCGTCGGGGCGGAAGCTCTCATGCGCCACCCCGCCACCATCCGCGCCCGTGCCGACATCTTCGCCACCACCTGCGGCGTGCCGCGCCAACGGCTGCTGCAATGGGCGGCCACGAAATGCGCATTGTCGATCGCCTGGCGCGCGGAAGGCCGGCTGACGCGCGATCGGGAGCTTGACCTTCTGGCCCAGCTTCTCAGGATGGCCCGCGATGGCTGA
- a CDS encoding dTDP-4-dehydrorhamnose 3,5-epimerase family protein: MKITKTTIEGCLRVENTILEDDRGFFVETYRQSELSAALGRPYRFAQGNHSRSQPGVLRGFHTEPWDKLFYVASGTALCVVADTRPESPTFGRHERFLLGDEGTRDRVFIAEGLSNGFYTFSEVHYINDVSGEFTPEGRGGVIWNDPTLAIDWPVADPLLSEKDAGLPTLAQLHPDHSLVTAL, encoded by the coding sequence ATGAAGATAACGAAGACGACAATCGAAGGCTGCCTTCGGGTGGAGAACACGATTCTGGAGGATGACCGGGGGTTCTTTGTGGAAACCTACCGGCAATCGGAGTTGTCGGCGGCGCTTGGACGGCCCTACCGTTTTGCGCAGGGCAATCACTCCCGTTCTCAGCCGGGGGTGTTGCGCGGGTTTCACACCGAGCCTTGGGACAAGCTTTTTTACGTCGCCAGCGGCACCGCCCTCTGCGTCGTCGCCGATACGCGGCCGGAGAGCCCGACTTTCGGGCGGCATGAGCGGTTTCTGCTGGGCGACGAAGGGACGCGGGACAGGGTTTTCATCGCCGAGGGGCTGAGCAACGGCTTCTACACCTTCTCCGAAGTGCATTACATCAACGATGTTTCGGGAGAATTCACGCCGGAGGGGCGCGGCGGGGTGATCTGGAACGACCCGACGCTGGCCATCGACTGGCCCGTGGCAGACCCCCTGCTATCCGAGAAGGACGCAGGATTGCCCACGCTGGCGCAACTGCATCCGGACCATTCGTTGGTCACGGCGCTGTAG
- a CDS encoding serine hydrolase domain-containing protein, translating into MDQRSGIVWRILGRRALTMLSFSLGEHRLQGSMGKALLLGIGVLACCGFLAQRVAADERAEKLVALLLEESGAPGVAVAYLDGENTGLAAAGLRAKGKDAEATADDLWHIGSITKSMTAMIVARLAARGELSVKDSIGRVLGQHIKVHPEFADITYEELLTHRAGIADDIGPLKGFGLYGKVTERDLAADRLDLAATVLAKPPADVDFAYSNFGYVVAGAMLEATTGETWEALVTREVFTPLRLESAGFGAPGKAAAVDQPWGHSPGWFGRVAAAPPSAYADNPPAFGPAGTVHMTASDLLRYLTQHLQQPEDYLPVRWWDWLHTPPAGSYAMGWGVAGQVLSHDGSNTLWYARASFWPGKERALVLLANMGSDDALKPAFDTVEAAFRN; encoded by the coding sequence ATGGATCAACGTTCCGGCATCGTCTGGCGCATCCTCGGGCGAAGGGCCCTGACGATGCTATCGTTTTCACTTGGTGAACACCGGCTGCAGGGTTCCATGGGCAAGGCATTGCTCCTCGGCATCGGAGTGCTTGCCTGTTGCGGCTTCCTTGCCCAGCGTGTCGCGGCCGATGAGAGGGCGGAGAAGCTGGTGGCTCTGCTGCTGGAAGAAAGCGGTGCGCCCGGCGTTGCTGTTGCCTATCTCGATGGTGAGAATACGGGCTTGGCGGCAGCCGGCCTGCGGGCAAAAGGCAAGGATGCAGAGGCGACGGCGGATGATCTCTGGCACATCGGCTCCATTACCAAGTCGATGACTGCGATGATCGTGGCGCGGCTGGCGGCGCGCGGTGAACTATCGGTGAAGGACAGTATCGGCAGGGTGTTGGGCCAGCACATCAAGGTGCATCCGGAATTTGCGGACATCACCTACGAGGAGTTGCTCACCCACCGCGCCGGGATCGCAGATGACATCGGGCCGCTCAAGGGCTTCGGCCTCTACGGCAAGGTGACTGAACGGGATCTGGCTGCGGACCGGCTGGACCTCGCGGCGACGGTGCTTGCGAAACCGCCCGCCGATGTCGACTTTGCCTATTCGAATTTCGGCTACGTGGTTGCCGGCGCGATGCTGGAGGCCACGACTGGCGAAACTTGGGAGGCTCTCGTCACTCGGGAGGTGTTCACACCGCTGCGGCTGGAAAGTGCCGGGTTCGGTGCGCCCGGCAAGGCGGCGGCGGTGGATCAGCCATGGGGCCATTCGCCGGGCTGGTTCGGGCGCGTGGCCGCGGCTCCGCCGTCTGCCTATGCCGATAATCCGCCCGCTTTCGGGCCGGCGGGGACGGTGCACATGACGGCATCGGATTTGCTGAGGTATCTGACGCAGCACCTGCAACAGCCGGAGGATTACCTTCCCGTCCGCTGGTGGGACTGGCTGCACACGCCTCCGGCCGGAAGTTACGCGATGGGTTGGGGCGTGGCCGGGCAGGTTCTTTCCCACGACGGCTCCAACACCCTCTGGTATGCCCGCGCGTCGTTCTGGCCGGGAAAAGAGCGGGCGCTTGTCCTGCTGGCGAACATGGGCAGCGACGACGCCCTGAAACCAGCCTTCGACACGGTGGAGGCTGCGTTCAGAAACTGA
- a CDS encoding glycosyltransferase family 2 protein, whose translation MAKALILCPTHDHCEALFLSIASVRAQTETDWRMVVICDGSPPRTREIVEALAAQDPRIEARHYPKGERYGEAYRDEVIRDATEPRIFHLSDDDIWHESHLARMDALLDVADWGYQSALGISTGGSIAWSVANLGTRTARAAFADQTFITGGLNNVAYRRDAYLSLPLGWQAAPAHLPSDCFMWAKFLSQPQVTVASSSETSFLKLASAPRSSAGMTRDQSLAELGPWLARVNRPGTITDLRARAGILAAIFRCFAQHRAGHCETPEEAFATAGFQPRPETASTGVALGGAPLPLPLTAAQRQTAAHCHLTLRAFAGPSPDPQRWQQAFADDPATARQQLVQLSHNLPDLFETGVAAFESGPGNRRHAAVHRVRHALFWKDTDVADAGIAALSRQWPTLPALPALRKELAAVRAALPPATAP comes from the coding sequence ATGGCCAAGGCCCTGATCCTTTGCCCCACTCACGACCATTGCGAGGCCCTCTTCCTCTCCATCGCCAGCGTCCGTGCCCAGACGGAAACGGATTGGCGCATGGTGGTCATCTGTGATGGCTCCCCGCCGCGCACCCGAGAGATCGTCGAGGCGTTGGCGGCGCAGGACCCGCGCATCGAGGCGCGTCACTACCCGAAGGGCGAACGCTACGGTGAAGCCTATCGTGACGAGGTGATCCGCGATGCCACTGAGCCGCGTATATTCCACCTCTCCGACGATGATATCTGGCACGAGAGCCATCTTGCCCGGATGGATGCCCTGCTCGACGTTGCCGACTGGGGATATCAGAGCGCACTGGGCATCAGTACCGGTGGTTCCATTGCCTGGTCCGTTGCCAATCTGGGCACTCGAACGGCCCGCGCCGCTTTTGCCGATCAAACGTTCATCACCGGCGGGCTCAACAACGTCGCCTATCGCCGGGATGCGTACTTGTCGTTGCCACTGGGCTGGCAAGCTGCGCCCGCCCATCTGCCATCCGATTGCTTCATGTGGGCGAAATTCCTCAGCCAGCCGCAAGTAACGGTCGCGTCCTCGTCCGAGACGAGCTTTCTGAAGCTCGCCAGCGCTCCGCGCAGCAGCGCGGGCATGACGCGCGACCAGAGCCTCGCGGAACTCGGGCCGTGGCTGGCGCGCGTCAACCGTCCCGGCACCATTACGGACCTGAGGGCGCGGGCGGGCATACTGGCAGCCATCTTCCGCTGTTTCGCGCAGCATCGGGCCGGGCACTGCGAAACGCCGGAGGAGGCTTTCGCCACAGCCGGTTTCCAACCGCGGCCGGAAACCGCCAGCACGGGCGTTGCGCTCGGTGGGGCTCCCTTGCCACTGCCGCTGACGGCAGCACAGCGCCAAACGGCCGCGCACTGCCACCTGACCCTGCGGGCCTTCGCAGGCCCTTCGCCGGATCCGCAACGCTGGCAGCAGGCGTTCGCCGATGACCCGGCCACTGCCCGCCAGCAGCTTGTCCAGCTCAGCCATAACCTGCCGGATCTGTTCGAAACGGGCGTGGCGGCGTTCGAGTCCGGTCCCGGCAACCGTCGCCATGCCGCTGTCCACCGTGTCCGCCATGCCCTGTTCTGGAAAGATACGGATGTAGCGGATGCTGGTATCGCCGCGCTGTCGCGGCAATGGCCGACCCTGCCTGCCCTGCCTGCCCTTCGAAAGGAACTGGCCGCCGTCCGTGCGGCACTTCCGCCGGCTACAGCGCCGTGA